Part of the Acetomicrobium thermoterrenum DSM 13490 genome is shown below.
GCCAAGACACTAAAAATTACCAAAAGTGACGGCGCAAGCACCAGCACCGGAGTACCTCCCGTATCCATGCTCCAGATCGCCTCGGGACCGATTTTATAATATACCATCACAGAAAATATTGCTCCCAATATACGAGAGATGCTCCACAACGGACTAACTACAAATAGATCTTTGAAAAATTGGCTTTTCATAATAAAAGAAGGCTTAAACAATGAAGCATAAATAGTGATAATTGCGCTCGCCACAACCAATGTCATGGCTGTGACTACCAGAATTGGCTTTAAAGCCTCTTTCCCCCAATCGATAACTATTCCAAGGACAGTATTGAATGTTCCGTCTTGAGGAAAGGGAACGAGGAAAAAGAGGACACCTAAAGCAGAGGGAATTAAAAAACGCATAATTTCGATAGAACTAAAAGCTTGTTTTCGCACTTGCATGCAACAACCCCCCAAAGTACAATTGTAGTGACACCTTAGCAATATAATATGCATCGTTAAACCCCAGATAAACGGGAATTATTATACTAAAAAATAGTTACACAATCCAGCAAGAAGGTTTAAACAGAAACGCGTTATATCGCATAGTAACATGATATTATAACAATACTATGACTAATTTGCATTGACTCGGGTAGAAATACTGTTGTAAAATAAAGCAAATTTATTCTTTCTTCCTCATCTTTATAAGGAGGTTTTGTGCTTAGTGAGAAGCATGCCCGCCACTGATAATAACCCTTTATGGTATAAAGACGCCATAATCTACGAAACCCATGTGAAATCCTTTTACGACAGCGACGAGAACGGCATAGGGGACTTCCGCGGACTTACGGAAAAATTAGAGTACCTAAAAAACTTAGGCGTGACGGCAATTTGGCTTTTGCCCTTCTATCCTTCCCCTTTAAAAGACGATGGCTACGACATAGCGGACTATTTCAACATTCATCCAGATTATGGTACTTTAAGAGACTTTCGTTCTTTTCTAAAAAAGGCACACGATATTGGCTTAAAAGTAATTACGGAGCTGGTGTTAAATCACACTTCGGATCAACATCCTTGGTTTAGGCGGGCTCGCGAATCCAAAGGGGGCTCTCGCTGGAGAGATTTTTACGTATGGAGTTCCGATCCAAATAAATTTTCCGAGGCAAGAATAATATTCAAGGACTTCGAAAATTCAAATTGGACCTGGGATCCTGTGGGTAATGCCTATTTTTGGCACCGTTTTTACTCTCATCAACCGGATCTTAACTACGATAATCCGAGGGTAAAAAAAGAAATTTTTAGGGTTCTAGATTTTTGGTTCGATATGGGCATTGACGGAATGAGGTTGGATGCCGTGCCCTATCTTTACGAGCGCGAAGGGACAAATTGCGAAAACCTTCCCGAGACCCACCAGTTTTTAAAAGAACTGCGCGCTCATATGGATGCCCGCTACCCCAACAGAATGCTTTTAGGAGAGGCGAATCAGTGGCCTGAGGACGCCGTAGCTTACTTCGGGGAGGGTAACGAATGTCACATGGCCTTTCACTTTCCCATCATGCCAAGGATTTTCATGTCGCTTTGGATGGAAGATCGCTTTCCGATAGTGGATATACTCGAGCAAACGCCGCAAATTCCTGAAAACTGCCAATGGGCTATGTTTCTACGCAACCATGACGAGCTCACTCTTGAGATGGTAAGCGATGAAGAACGCGATTACATGTATCGCGTATATGCAAAAGATGCGCGGGCAAGGATTAATCTTGGAATCCGCAGGAGACTGGCCCCGCTAATGGGAAATAATAGGCGCAAAATAGAGCTTATGAATGTTTTGCTTTTTTCTTTGCCCGGCACACCGATCATATATTATGGCGATGAGCTTGGAATGGGAGATAACTATTTCTTAGGCGACAGAAACGGAGTTCGCACTCCCATGCAATGGAGCCCCGATAGAAACGCAGGCTTTTCTAAAACAAACCCCCATAAACTTTACCTTCCGGTAATAATAGACCCAGAATATCACTATGAAATGATCAACGTAGAGACGCAGGAACGCAATCTTTCCTCAATGCTCTGGTGGATGCGTAGAGTTATCTCGGTAAGAAAACGCTTTAAATCCTTTGGCAGGGGAGATATAAATTTCATAGATTCGGGCAATCCGAAGGTATTAGCCTTTACCAGGAATTTCGAGGACGAAACGATATTGGTAGTCATAAATCTCTCTCGTTTTTGCCAGGTCACAGAGCTCGATCTATCCCAATATGAAGGATACGTGCCAGAAGAAATTTTTAGCGGAAACCGTTTCCCAAGAATTGAACCGAATAAACCATACACTTTGACATTGGGAATTCATGATTATTTTTGGTTTAACCTGTTGAATAAAAGAGAATCTATCTCCATCGAGGCGGAGGATGAACCACTTTCTACCATAGAAATTAATAAAATTGCAGATTTATCTGTCAATATCCTTTCAAGTAATTTTTTTAAAGATACAATAAAAAAATACCTTAACAAATGTCCATATTTCGGCGGTCAAAATAAAAATATTAGGAATATCGATATTTTTGATATCGTCTCTATATCGGGAAATCAATATTTTGATACCGGTTTCTTGTTTCTTAATATCTCCTATCCTCAAGGAGAGAAAGATCGATGCCTTTTGCCCTTTACTTTAAAAATGGATAACGAAGCGTTATATATAAGACAAAACCATCCGGAATGCATTATTGCAAATGTCTCAATCGGGGGCCGCAACGGTATTTTGTGCGATGGTACTTATTCTCCCGACCTGATCGAAAACCTCATCAACCTTATGTCGAAGAGGAAAAGGGTTCAGGGCAACATAGGGCAGATGATATGCAAAAAAAGTAATTTATCCGGCAATCTCGACATTGCAGAAGATAGAAAAACATCACAATTAAAAATAGAAATATACTACCCCTGGTCTAACCTGATAACTTACGGTTTTTCCATCGCCGTCAGACTTTATCACAAACTGGAAGAGGGAATAAATGTAAGCGAGGACATTTTGCGCTATCTAACGGAAATGCGTTTTAAAAATACATTGCCCTACATCGGCTCCTTCAGATATTTATCTAAAACTGAAGAAACCACTATCGGCATTTTGCAAAGAAACATTCCAAACCAAGGGAACGGATGGGAATATGTCCGTAATATGGGCGAGCTGTTTTTCGAGCGCCTGCTTTCATTGGGCAAAGCGGAGTTACCGAAAGAGACTGCTTCAGATTGCATAGACGGACTATTCCTAGAAATGATATCTCTGCTAGGGAAGCGCACTGCCGAGCTTCATAAAGCTCTCAGTTCTTCCGGAAAAAATCCGGAGTTTTCCCCCGAACCTTTCACAAAACTATATCAAAGGTCCGTGTATCAGTCGATGAGAAATGAGTTGGGACATTCCATTAGAACATTGTCATATAAAATTGGGTCACTTTCTGAAGACCTTGCGGCGCAAGCCCGAGAGGTCATGGAGATAAAAAAAGACATTCTCGATAAAATTCGGCTTATTTATCAGGACAAAGTCAAAGCTCAAAAGATACGAATTCACGGCAATTATCATCTCGGGCACGTACTTTTTACCGGTAAAGACTTCCTTATTACGGGATTTGAGGGTGATATGACAAAGTCTTTAGGGGAAAGAAAGATAAAGCGCTCACCTTTGAGAGATGTTGCCTCTATGCTTTATTCTCTTAACAGAGCTGCCAGGATTTCGTTGCGAAAAGCCTCGTCCTTCACAGAAGAAACAGAATCGCTAACACCGCCTATGAAGTTATGGCGTGAACTCGTTGGAGAGGCTTTCCTAAAAAGCTACATTGATAACTCCCGTGGCGAGCTCTTCCTGCCGGAAGACGATAATTCCATCAAAATATGGCTTAACGCTTTTTTGCTGGAAAGAGCCCTTCTCGAGCTGGATCTGGAGCTTTCTCACGAAAAAGGACAGCCCGATATTCCCATTGGAGAGATAATATCAATAATGAAAATATAAGAACTGATTTTGTGGAGCGTGATCGAATGGAAAAATATGTGTGTATTCACGGACATTTCTATCAACCGCCTAGAGAAAATCCATGGCTTGAAGAAGTGGAGTTAGAAGAATCGGCATTACCCTTTCACGATTGGAACGAGCGCATTACGGCTGAATGCTACGCTCCTAACGCTGCTTCAAGGATCCTTGGAAACGACAGACAAATTATCGCTATTACGAACAATTATTCCAAGATAAGTTTTAACATTGGCCCTACCCTGCTTCTTTGGATGAAAAAACATGCGAAAGATACATACGAAGCAATAATAAATGCTGACGAAGAATCCAAAAAACGTTTTTCGGGCCACGGAAGTGCCATTGCTCAAGCATTCAACCATATGATCATGCCCTTGGCAAACGATCGAGATATACGCACTCAAGTATATTGGGGATTAAAGACCTTCGAAAGCAATTTCAACCGAAAACCTGAGGGAATGTGGCTACCCGAAACAGCTGTAAACATAAGAACTTTAGAGGCATTGGCAGAGTTCGGCATCAAGTTTACGATATTAGCTCCCCATCAGGCTGCAAGATGTAGGGTAATAGGGGAACAAGAATGGCAAAACGTGAGCGATGCTAAAATCGACCCAAGACTTCCCTATCTCTGCAACCTTCCATCGGGAAAGAAAATAAACATATTCTTTTACGATGGTCCGATATCTAACGATATCTCCTTTGGAGGTCTGCTCGACAACGGCGAAACATTGGCCAATCGCCTCATTGGTTGTTTTTCCGACAACAAGGAAGCTCAATTGGTCAACATTGCGACGGATGGAGAAACCTACGGACATCACCATCGTTATGGGGACATGGCCTTGGCCTATTGCTTATCTTTCATCGAATCCAATAATTTAGCCAAGATAACGATTTACGGCGAATATCTCGAAAAATATCCTCCAAATCATGAAGTCGAAATAATAGAGGGCTCTTCCTGGAGCTGCGTTCACGGAATCGAGCGCTGGAGAAGCAATTGCGGTTGCAACAGTGGACTACACCCCGGTTGGCAACAGGAATGGAGAAAACCCCTCAGAGAGGCAAACGACTGGCTAAGAGACACACTCTCCCTTCTATACGAGGAAAAGGCAAAGGATATCTTTTCAGATCCCTGGAAGGCAAGAGATGAATATATTCGCGTCATTTTAGACAGGTCTGATGATAACGTTTACGCCTTTCTCGAAGAACAATCGTGCAAAAAACTCTCAGATGAAGAGGTTGTCAATGCACTCAGGCTTTTGGAGATGCAACGTCATGCCATGCTGATGTACACAAGTTGCGGGTGGTTTTTCGATGAGATTTCGGGTATCGAATCAACTCAAGTGATAAAATACGCTTCAAGAGCAATCCAGCTCGCTTCTTATTTCACCGATTCGCAGCTCGAATCAAAATACCTCTCCATTTTGGAAAAAGCACCGAGCAACATCGAACACATAGGAAACGGGAGAAAAGCTTATGAGATATATGTCCGCCCTTCTCAGGTAGATATGCTAAGAGTTGGAGCTCATTATGCAATATCCTCGATCTTCGAAGAAAAACAAGAGGATATAGATATCTACTGTTACAATGTGCAATGCAACCGATTTGAAAAAAAGCGCGCCGGCAAGCTAACTTTATGCGCAGGGGAGGCTTCCTTTTTCTCCAACATCACCTTTGAAGAAAAGGTAATTGCCTTCGCTGCCCTTCATATGGGCAAGCATAACGTACTAAGTGGCTTAAAAGAACATAGCGGCAACGGCGAGTTCGAAGACCTTATTTCAAAAATGAAAGAGGCGTTAAAAATAGAAGATATTTCCACTTTGGTCCAGCTTATGGACGATTTCTTCGAAACTCATAATTATACGCTTAGACATTTATTCAAAGATCAACAAAGAAGGGTTATAAATTACATTTTCGAAGAACCCCTACACAACATTATAGACGTAGCATTTCGCGGCATCTTGGAATCTCACTATACGACTATGAACTTTCTAAAAGAAATCGGCACCCCGATCCCGAAACCATTGGAAAGGGTCGCGGAAGTTACGCTTAATGCCGATTTCCTGAAACTCTTGAGTTACGATACCTTCGATCTTAAAACTTTAAAAGTAGTTGCAGAAGATGCCAAACGTCTTGATATACCTTTAGACAGGGATGCGATTGGCCTCGCTTCTTCCTCTTTGATGGACACTTTCTTTACAATGCTCAAAGATAAACCCTTCGAAATAGAAATTTTAAGCAAAATTAACGACACGCTTGATTTGCTCAACGAACTTAAATTGCCACTATATCTATGGAGAGCACAAAATGTATATTTTCATCTGACAAAGGACGCCTATCCTAAAGTCAAAGAACACCTGGACGAAAAAGATGCCGAAAGATGGACAGAACTGTTCAGGAGGGTCGGAGAACGCTTAGGCGTTAGGGTGGGATGACGTTGCCTATATATTCCAAAAGATTTAAACGAAACAATATAGTAAAAGTATAAAATGACGGAGAATAACTCATGGATGAAATAGACGGAAGAAACAGGGTTGTCATTGAAAATGTATATCCTGAAATAGACTGCGGGAGATTTCCAATAAAAACAACTGTGGGTTCTGGCGTTTACGTCGAAGCCGACGTATTCGCCGATGGTCACGATGAAGTGCTGGCCTTTTTGCTTTATCGCAAATCTGACGAAGAGGATTGGAAAGAGGTCCTTATGACTCCTCTTTTCAATGACAGATGGTACGCTTACTTTCCTGTAGAAGGCATGGGAGAGTATTTGTACACTATAAAGGGAGGAATCGACCATTTTTCAACATGGCGAAAGGACGTTATAAAAAAGATAGATTCAGGACAAGATGTTTCTGTCGAATTAATAATTGGAGCAGACATGCTGCACCAAGCCTCCAAAAGACATCGGGGCGATAAAAAAAATATCCTGTTGGAATTCGCTAAAAGACTTGACCGCCTTTCATCTAATATAAATACACATGCCATAGTCTCACTATTAAACGCAAAGGAATTTCAACGCCTTAACATGTCGTGTTTTAATGAAGATTTTACTTCCTTCTATGAAAAAAACCTTCGGGTTACAGCGGATCGAAGGAAGGCAAATTTCAGCTCTTGGTATGAGTTCTTTCCCCGATCTAATCCGGGAAAAGGTAAGGTGCACGGATGCTTTAACGATGCGATGCAGCTTCTGCCAGAAATCGCTAAAATGGGCTTTGATGTTGTGTACCTTCCACCCATTCACCCAATCGGCAAAACAAACCGTAAGGGAAAAAACAATTCCCTAGAAGTTTCTCCCCAAGACCCGGGAAGTCCCTGGGCCATTGGCTCTTCGGAGGGAGGTCATAAGGATATAAATCCTCAACTGGGCACAATGGACGATTTTGTCTCCTTCGTTAAACAAGCGGTCGATCTGGGCCTAGAAGTTGCCCTAGATCTGGCTTTTCAGTGTTCTCCCGATCATCCATACGTAAAGGAACACCCCGAGTGGTTTAGGTGGCGGCCCGACGGAACTATCCAGTATGCAGAAAACCCTCCAAAAAAATACCAAGATGTCGTCCCCTTCGACTTCGAGTGCGATGATTGGAGATCATTATGGGAAGAGCTCAAAAGCATAGTCATGTTTTGGATAGAACAAGGAGTAAAGATCTTTAGAGTTGACAACCCCCACACTAAACCCTTTGCTTTTTGGGAGTGGCTCATCGGAGAAATAAAGAAAATTTACCCCGAGACTATCTTTCTATCCGAAGCATTCACTCGACCAAAGGTTATGTACAGGTTGGCGAAGCTCGGTTTCACTCAGTCCTACACATATTTCACATGGCGCAATACCAAGTGGGAAATTACGGAATATATGAAAGAACTGACACAAACTCAGGCCAAAGAATTTTTCCGGCCCAATTTTTGGCCCAATACACCCGACATACTCCCCGAATACCTTCAATACGGGGGGAGACCGGCATTTATCGTAAGGTTGGTGTTGGCTGCAACCCTTTCCTCCAACTATGGAATATACGGACCTCCATTCCAGCTTTGCATATCCGAGGCAGTGTCTGGCAGGGAAGAATACCTTAACTCCGAAAAGTACGAGATCAAACATTGGGATTGGGATGCACCAGGTAATTTGAAAGAAATAATAGGAAGAATTAACAGGGCAAGAAAAGAAAACGCTGCCCTGCAGGAGACTAATAACATAATATTTTGTGAAGCTGAGGACGAAAACGTAATATTTTATTCAAAGGTCGCTGATGATCTATCCAATGCTATCCTGGTGGCAGCCAATTTGGATCCTTTTCACGTTCACGAAGCAACACTGCACATCCCTTTGAAAACGCTTGGCATCGAGGAAGGACAATCCTATTTGCTGGAAGACCTGTTAGGGGGAGAGAAATTCATCCTCCAGGGAGAACACTTGCGGTTGAAGATCGATCCCTTCATCATCCCTGCCTATGTGTTCAAGGTGCACCGAAGATTACGCCGAGAGTCGGATTTCGACTACTTCATGTAATCGTGCAATAAAGACAGTTAGGAGTGATTTCAACACAATGTTCGAAACTAATTTTAACGATATTTCGGAGGACTTAAAAAAACATTTGCCTGCCTACCTGTCAAGCTGTCGCTGGTTTGCCTCCAAGACTAAAGACATCGCAGAGGTGGATATTTTAGATTGCTTGCCCATGAAAAGAAATTTAAAAACGTATATGCTGATTTTGAGGGTCGCTTTAGACGACGGCTCCATCGAGCATTACTCAATGCCCATCTCTGTTATCGACAAAGCGCTCTCGAAGGAGCAAAAAATAGGTCTAATTTTAACTTTAGAGGATGGCACACATATAATTGAAGGCATTTTTGACGTTGGTTTCAGAGATGCCTTGTTCGAAACAATAATCAGGGGCAAAACTATCGAGGGGATAAATGGTGTGCTTTCAGTCTCTGTCAATACCAAAAATATTTCCCATTTCATCGATCATGGCATAAAAATTTCATCTAAAGTTTTAGCGGCAGAACAGAGCAATTCATCCGTCATTTATAATGACAGTTTTTTCTTAAAACTCTACAGAAAGCTCGAAATCGGACCCCATCCTGAGGCGGAAATGGCACGCTTCTTGTCTGAAACCGGATTTACTCATGTACCACCCTTTATTGGCTCCATGAAATATATGCAGAACGAAGAAAAAACCTGGCTCGAAATTGCTTTACTTCAAGAGTACGTTAAAAACATAGGCGACGGATGGACATATTTCATTGCAGTACTTAAAAATACTATCAAAGCACTTAAATCGGCCGATGATTCCGACAAATATTTTTTGTTGCCTTTAAAGGAAGAAATAAATAGGACATATGCAATGGCCTCTTTGCTTGGAAAGCGGACAGCTGAAATGCATTTGGCCTTATCTTCGGACAGAAAAAACGATAGCTTTGCTCCCTTGCCATTCAAAGGAGAAGCCAAAAATGAGGCTTACGCTAAAGCACGTTTATGGATGGAACAAGCGATGAAGATTTTAAACAATAACATACAAATACTTCCCTCTCCAACGGCCAAGCTGGCAAGAAATATTATCGACAACCAAAAATTACTTCTAGATAGATTAAAATATTATTTCACTGCCTCCGGTGGAGAAATTTTAAGGATACATGGCGACTACCATCTGGGGCAGCTGCTCTTTACAGGGAATGATTTCTTCATAATAGACTTTGAAGGAGAACCGGCAAGAAGCTTAAGAGAACGCAGAAAAAAACAAAGCCCTTTGAAAGACGTCTCGGGAATGATACGCTCCCTTCATTACGCTGTCAATTACGCCCTCAAAAGCTTGGCCTGTGACGACGAGGCATCTTCTTTCTGGGCAAAGATATGGTATGATAATGTATGTTCATCATTTTTATCTTCCTATCGTCAAGAGGCAATGGACGCTTCCTTTTTGCCCGCTGATGATGAAGAATTTAACGCTACTTTAAAAGCTTTTCTGATGGAAAAGGCTGCTTATGAAATATGTTACGAATTCAACAATCGCCCTGACTGGGTTCACATTCCCCTCAAGGGAATCGAATCTATTATAAATTAGACAAGTCAGGCGAGGAGGGTATACATGAATAATCGTAAAGAATCAACATGGACTTCTCCGTTCACAGATATGGATATATATCTTTTCAAAGAGGGCAATCACTTTCGCCTTTACGAAAAGTTGGGCGCGCATCTTTGCAACAGCGGAGTTCGCTTTGCCACATGGGCTCCAAACGCCAAATCCGTTTCCGTCATAGGCGAATTCAATAACTGGGACAAAAAGGCGCATCCTTTAAGCCCAAGACAAGACGAGACAGGAATCTGGGAGGGTTTCATAGAGGGAATAGATTCGGGAACGCTTTATAAATATCATATCGTGTCAAACTACAACAATTATGAAGTAGACAAAGGAGATCCCTATGCTTTTTATTGGGAAAGGCCACCCAAGACAGCCTCGATTGTTTGGGACTTAAACTACGAATGGAAGGACGAAAAGTGGATGAAGGAAAGGGTTAAACATAACTCTTTCAAAAGCCCTATGTCCATCTATGAGGTGCATCTTGGTTCTTGGAGGCGCTTTCCTGAGGAAGGCAACAGGTTTTTAACTTATCGCGAATTGGCGTCTTTTTTGCCAAATTACGCGAAAGAAATGGGGTTTACCCATGTCGAGTTCTTGCCAGTAATGGAACATCCCTTTTATGGTTCGTGGGGATATCAAACGCTCGGCTACTTTGCTCCAACCTCCAGATATGGTACTCCCCAGGATTTTATGTATCTCATCGACGTATTGCACCAAAACAACATAGGCGTGATCCTCGATTGGGTGCCCTCCCACTTCCCGAACGATGGTCATGGCTTGGTCTTTTTCGATGGAACACATCTTTATGAACACGCTGATCCTAGAAAGGGCTTTCATCCTGACTGGAAAAGCTGTATTTTTAATTACGGCAGAAACGAAGTACGCAACTTCCTAATTTCAAGCGCTCTTTTCTGGTTGGATAAATACCACGTAGACGGAATAAGAGTCGACGCCGTGGCTTCTATGCTTTATCTCGACTACTCGAGAAAGGATGGCGAATGGATACCTAACGAATACGGCGGAAGGGAAAATCTTGAAGCGATACATTTTCTAAAGCGTTTCAACGAAGAGGTCTACAGAAACTATCCTGACGTTCAAACCATTGCAGAGGAATCTACTGCATGGCCTCAAGTAACCAGACCTACCTATCTGGGTGGATTGGGGTTTGGCATGAAGTGGAACATGGGATGGATGCACGATACGCTCGAATATTTCTCGAAAGATCCCATATTTAGACAATATCATCATAACCAGTTAACCTTTAGTATATGGTATGCCTTTTTCGAAAATTTCGTGCTGCCATTATCTCATGATGAGGTCGTCTATGGCAAAGGTTCGCTAATTGCCAAAATGCCGGGAGATGATTGGCAAAAGTTCGCTAATTTGCGGGCTCTTCTGGGTTATCAGTGGCTTCATCCCGGGAAAAAGCTTCTTTTTATGGGTGGCGAATTAGGCCAGTGGAGGGAATGGAATCACGAATCAAGCATTGATTGGCACTTGTTGGAATACCCTAATCACGAAGGCATAAGGCGTTGGGTTCGTGATTTAAATCGTCTTTTGAGCAGTGAGCCTGCTCTTTATGAAAGAGATTTCGAGAATACCGGATTTGAATGGGTGGACTTTTCCGATTGGGAAAGCAGCATTATATCCTTTTTGCGGAAGTCAGAGAACGAAACAGTATTGGTAGCCTGCAACTTCACGCCCATACCTCGCTATAATTACAGAATAGGTGTTCCAAGCGGTGGATTTTGGAAGGAAATCTTAAACAGCGACGCTAAAGAATACGGCGGAAGCGGTCACGGCAACTTCGGCGGTCTTGAAGCAACTCCTGTCCCAATTCACGGCAGGTTTCATTCGTTGGTAATGACCCTTCCTCCTTTGTCTGTAATGGTTTTCAAAAAAGCATAATCCGCTAAAAATAAAGGATTGCCAAAAAGCATGCGTGCTTTTTGGCAACATTCCCTTAAGATTACCGCACAAATATGTTTTTGAAGGATAAAGTATACATGGACATATTGGTACGTATTTCGATCCACCTTACAGAGGACATGAAAATTCAGTCAAATGGGAGCAGAAAAACTTCTTTAGGGTCATCATCACTCAGAATATGGATGCCCCCATCACCACTA
Proteins encoded:
- the treS gene encoding maltose alpha-D-glucosyltransferase; the encoded protein is MPATDNNPLWYKDAIIYETHVKSFYDSDENGIGDFRGLTEKLEYLKNLGVTAIWLLPFYPSPLKDDGYDIADYFNIHPDYGTLRDFRSFLKKAHDIGLKVITELVLNHTSDQHPWFRRARESKGGSRWRDFYVWSSDPNKFSEARIIFKDFENSNWTWDPVGNAYFWHRFYSHQPDLNYDNPRVKKEIFRVLDFWFDMGIDGMRLDAVPYLYEREGTNCENLPETHQFLKELRAHMDARYPNRMLLGEANQWPEDAVAYFGEGNECHMAFHFPIMPRIFMSLWMEDRFPIVDILEQTPQIPENCQWAMFLRNHDELTLEMVSDEERDYMYRVYAKDARARINLGIRRRLAPLMGNNRRKIELMNVLLFSLPGTPIIYYGDELGMGDNYFLGDRNGVRTPMQWSPDRNAGFSKTNPHKLYLPVIIDPEYHYEMINVETQERNLSSMLWWMRRVISVRKRFKSFGRGDINFIDSGNPKVLAFTRNFEDETILVVINLSRFCQVTELDLSQYEGYVPEEIFSGNRFPRIEPNKPYTLTLGIHDYFWFNLLNKRESISIEAEDEPLSTIEINKIADLSVNILSSNFFKDTIKKYLNKCPYFGGQNKNIRNIDIFDIVSISGNQYFDTGFLFLNISYPQGEKDRCLLPFTLKMDNEALYIRQNHPECIIANVSIGGRNGILCDGTYSPDLIENLINLMSKRKRVQGNIGQMICKKSNLSGNLDIAEDRKTSQLKIEIYYPWSNLITYGFSIAVRLYHKLEEGINVSEDILRYLTEMRFKNTLPYIGSFRYLSKTEETTIGILQRNIPNQGNGWEYVRNMGELFFERLLSLGKAELPKETASDCIDGLFLEMISLLGKRTAELHKALSSSGKNPEFSPEPFTKLYQRSVYQSMRNELGHSIRTLSYKIGSLSEDLAAQAREVMEIKKDILDKIRLIYQDKVKAQKIRIHGNYHLGHVLFTGKDFLITGFEGDMTKSLGERKIKRSPLRDVASMLYSLNRAARISLRKASSFTEETESLTPPMKLWRELVGEAFLKSYIDNSRGELFLPEDDNSIKIWLNAFLLERALLELDLELSHEKGQPDIPIGEIISIMKI
- a CDS encoding DUF3536 domain-containing protein, with the translated sequence MEKYVCIHGHFYQPPRENPWLEEVELEESALPFHDWNERITAECYAPNAASRILGNDRQIIAITNNYSKISFNIGPTLLLWMKKHAKDTYEAIINADEESKKRFSGHGSAIAQAFNHMIMPLANDRDIRTQVYWGLKTFESNFNRKPEGMWLPETAVNIRTLEALAEFGIKFTILAPHQAARCRVIGEQEWQNVSDAKIDPRLPYLCNLPSGKKINIFFYDGPISNDISFGGLLDNGETLANRLIGCFSDNKEAQLVNIATDGETYGHHHRYGDMALAYCLSFIESNNLAKITIYGEYLEKYPPNHEVEIIEGSSWSCVHGIERWRSNCGCNSGLHPGWQQEWRKPLREANDWLRDTLSLLYEEKAKDIFSDPWKARDEYIRVILDRSDDNVYAFLEEQSCKKLSDEEVVNALRLLEMQRHAMLMYTSCGWFFDEISGIESTQVIKYASRAIQLASYFTDSQLESKYLSILEKAPSNIEHIGNGRKAYEIYVRPSQVDMLRVGAHYAISSIFEEKQEDIDIYCYNVQCNRFEKKRAGKLTLCAGEASFFSNITFEEKVIAFAALHMGKHNVLSGLKEHSGNGEFEDLISKMKEALKIEDISTLVQLMDDFFETHNYTLRHLFKDQQRRVINYIFEEPLHNIIDVAFRGILESHYTTMNFLKEIGTPIPKPLERVAEVTLNADFLKLLSYDTFDLKTLKVVAEDAKRLDIPLDRDAIGLASSSLMDTFFTMLKDKPFEIEILSKINDTLDLLNELKLPLYLWRAQNVYFHLTKDAYPKVKEHLDEKDAERWTELFRRVGERLGVRVG
- a CDS encoding alpha-1,4-glucan--maltose-1-phosphate maltosyltransferase → MDEIDGRNRVVIENVYPEIDCGRFPIKTTVGSGVYVEADVFADGHDEVLAFLLYRKSDEEDWKEVLMTPLFNDRWYAYFPVEGMGEYLYTIKGGIDHFSTWRKDVIKKIDSGQDVSVELIIGADMLHQASKRHRGDKKNILLEFAKRLDRLSSNINTHAIVSLLNAKEFQRLNMSCFNEDFTSFYEKNLRVTADRRKANFSSWYEFFPRSNPGKGKVHGCFNDAMQLLPEIAKMGFDVVYLPPIHPIGKTNRKGKNNSLEVSPQDPGSPWAIGSSEGGHKDINPQLGTMDDFVSFVKQAVDLGLEVALDLAFQCSPDHPYVKEHPEWFRWRPDGTIQYAENPPKKYQDVVPFDFECDDWRSLWEELKSIVMFWIEQGVKIFRVDNPHTKPFAFWEWLIGEIKKIYPETIFLSEAFTRPKVMYRLAKLGFTQSYTYFTWRNTKWEITEYMKELTQTQAKEFFRPNFWPNTPDILPEYLQYGGRPAFIVRLVLAATLSSNYGIYGPPFQLCISEAVSGREEYLNSEKYEIKHWDWDAPGNLKEIIGRINRARKENAALQETNNIIFCEAEDENVIFYSKVADDLSNAILVAANLDPFHVHEATLHIPLKTLGIEEGQSYLLEDLLGGEKFILQGEHLRLKIDPFIIPAYVFKVHRRLRRESDFDYFM
- a CDS encoding putative maltokinase, coding for MFETNFNDISEDLKKHLPAYLSSCRWFASKTKDIAEVDILDCLPMKRNLKTYMLILRVALDDGSIEHYSMPISVIDKALSKEQKIGLILTLEDGTHIIEGIFDVGFRDALFETIIRGKTIEGINGVLSVSVNTKNISHFIDHGIKISSKVLAAEQSNSSVIYNDSFFLKLYRKLEIGPHPEAEMARFLSETGFTHVPPFIGSMKYMQNEEKTWLEIALLQEYVKNIGDGWTYFIAVLKNTIKALKSADDSDKYFLLPLKEEINRTYAMASLLGKRTAEMHLALSSDRKNDSFAPLPFKGEAKNEAYAKARLWMEQAMKILNNNIQILPSPTAKLARNIIDNQKLLLDRLKYYFTASGGEILRIHGDYHLGQLLFTGNDFFIIDFEGEPARSLRERRKKQSPLKDVSGMIRSLHYAVNYALKSLACDDEASSFWAKIWYDNVCSSFLSSYRQEAMDASFLPADDEEFNATLKAFLMEKAAYEICYEFNNRPDWVHIPLKGIESIIN